A window of the Enterobacteriaceae bacterium 4M9 genome harbors these coding sequences:
- a CDS encoding MipA/OmpV family protein, with product MTKFKIFALAALTAGAMNSAYAEGQWSLGAAALVQSFPYKGVDTKVYPAPIIGYEGERFYFRGFNAGYYLWNDKTDKLSVTAWYNPLHFRPKDSDDRALRQLDRRKSTMMAGLSYAHYTQYGFLRTVLGGDVLGESNGITWDLAWLYRYTNGGLTIVPGIGATWNSENQNDYYYGVSRSESARTGVNRYNADSDWNPYLELTVNYALNDSWSVYGMGRYIHLGSEIKDSPMVDASWSGIVLTGVTYSF from the coding sequence GTGACCAAATTCAAAATTTTCGCACTGGCTGCTCTGACTGCAGGCGCCATGAATTCGGCTTATGCAGAGGGCCAATGGTCGCTGGGAGCAGCGGCATTAGTCCAGAGTTTCCCTTATAAAGGCGTTGATACCAAAGTGTATCCCGCACCTATTATTGGTTATGAAGGTGAGCGTTTTTATTTCCGCGGTTTTAACGCGGGCTATTACTTGTGGAATGACAAGACTGACAAACTGTCGGTGACGGCATGGTACAACCCGCTGCATTTTCGCCCGAAAGACAGCGACGATCGCGCGCTGCGCCAGCTTGACCGCCGTAAATCGACCATGATGGCGGGGCTGTCTTACGCCCACTATACCCAGTACGGCTTCTTGCGTACCGTGCTGGGTGGTGATGTGCTGGGTGAGAGCAACGGTATCACCTGGGACCTGGCCTGGCTTTATCGCTACACCAACGGTGGGCTGACTATCGTGCCGGGTATCGGTGCGACCTGGAACAGCGAAAACCAGAACGACTACTATTATGGCGTGAGCCGCAGCGAGTCTGCGCGTACCGGCGTTAACCGTTACAACGCCGACAGCGACTGGAATCCTTACCTTGAGCTGACGGTAAACTACGCGCTCAACGACAGCTGGAGCGTCTACGGTATGGGCCGCTACATTCACCTGGGCAGCGAAATCAAAGACAGCCCGATGGTGGACGCGTCGTGGAGCGGTATTGTGCTGACCGGCGTGACCTACAGTTTCTGA